One window of Anaerolineales bacterium genomic DNA carries:
- the surE gene encoding 5'/3'-nucleotidase SurE, translating into MHILVTNDDGVTAPGLLALAQEMRKLGKVTVFAPDKNWSASGHVKTMERPLRVKEVALADGTSAFASDGAPSDCVALPLLGLVDEAIDIVVSGINPNANIGHDITYSGTVTAAMEAVIAGVSGVAVSLDSPEGHKGLLDYSTSAVVARRVVEQVIADGLPEGVVLNVNVPYLTESELKGYMITRQGLRVYRDALDVRSDPRGKPYYWIGGEAPTGVDEPGTDFGALRAGYVSITPLHLDLTHLKAMDVLKKWNF; encoded by the coding sequence ATGCATATTCTAGTCACCAACGACGACGGCGTAACCGCCCCCGGCCTCCTCGCCCTCGCGCAGGAAATGCGCAAACTCGGCAAAGTGACCGTCTTTGCGCCGGATAAAAACTGGTCTGCCTCGGGTCATGTCAAAACCATGGAGCGACCCTTGCGTGTAAAAGAAGTGGCTCTCGCGGATGGCACCTCCGCCTTCGCCTCAGACGGTGCACCTTCGGATTGCGTCGCGTTGCCCTTGCTTGGGCTTGTCGACGAAGCCATTGACATTGTCGTTTCAGGCATCAATCCCAACGCCAATATCGGGCACGACATCACCTATTCCGGCACGGTCACGGCCGCGATGGAAGCCGTAATTGCAGGTGTTAGCGGCGTAGCCGTTTCATTGGATTCGCCTGAGGGGCACAAAGGCTTACTCGACTACTCAACTTCTGCCGTGGTCGCGAGGCGCGTCGTCGAACAGGTCATCGCGGATGGTTTGCCCGAAGGCGTCGTCTTGAATGTCAATGTGCCATATCTCACCGAATCCGAACTCAAGGGATACATGATCACCCGTCAGGGACTCCGCGTCTATCGCGACGCACTCGACGTGCGCAGTGACCCGCGAGGCAAACCGTATTACTGGATTGGCGGCGAAGCCCCCACCGGCGTGGACGAACCCGGCACCGATTTTGGCGCTTTACGCGCTGGCTATGTGTCCATCACGCCATTGCATTTGGATTTGACCCACCTCAAGGCGATGGATGTGTTGAAGAAGTGGAATTTTTAG